The sequence CTTAAACAAATATCTACCTACTTGTCATATTCAAGTTTGTAGCCAAATAAACTAGGAAGATGAACAAACACTAACAACTTCCACAAAAAAATATCTAGCGACTTGTGATTTCGACTCCAAAATAATCGGCCCAAATATCTCGAACATCATTAATCTCCTCCTCAGAATATGCCATTGACTTTGTAGCAAAATCCTTCAAAGAAAGTAAACATGAaaatataaatgtattataGTAGCAAATTAACTTAGGGAAAAAACACGAAGGACtagaatgaaaaaaaattgcaactcttacCCTTGTTAGATTCTCACTTTCAGAGTGATATTGCACTATTTCAAACATGTTGCGCATTACATAAAAGCCACACTCCGTTGCACCTATTTGTTGAGGGCACTACATGTAttgaaatttaaatatattaattcaTATACGAGTAGATTACATATAACTTGAGGTTGAAAAACAATATCATACCTTTTCACTTCTCCATTCCAACGATTGATTGTTTCTATGAGCTCCTTTCCCTATTTGAATGTTCTTGAAAGCCCTATAAATTTGAAATGGATATTAGATCGTGTAACAAATAAAGAACTAATAACTTCTACTAGCTTACTTATTCATGATGAGTCTAATTGCAAATTGGTGAACTCCTGACTTGTTAGAATCAAATACATGTACAACGCGATTAGCCAAAGAAAGCACAAGAAGAATCCAATGGTTCCTACATGTAAACGGTCAAAGTTATAATCATAATCAACTTATACTTTTTTACTAGtgacatgaaaaataaataaaataaaacatactcTTCATGATATGGATAAAATATGAATCGTTTAGAACATTGTTCCATCATATGTCTCATGTATTTGAGAGAAGCATCCGGACTAGAACGCAACATGGTTGCTGAAACCTTACTTGGACACATGAATGTAATGGAGTTCAAATCAAACTTATAAGGATATCGATCTATCATAGCCCTGCATACATAGTGCGTATTACGTTTAGACGAGCACCACAATTACCAAAAGAACAAAAAAGTATGAAAAAAAGGTTTGAATATCTTACAACATAAAAACTTGCAGAACTGAAACACTGAGACGATCTCCTCTGAGAAGTTGAGTAACATCTTCTGACATGATATAGATAATGTCATCATGAGCATCAGAGTAATTAAAAGTTGTCTTACCACTCCTCATCTTGGTATAATGGGAAGGTACCATAATACCTTAGCTGGAATACCTTTCTTACTTGAATCTGAATCATTCGCCTTTCTCTTGTAACGAGACGCACCACACCTTGGACACTCGTGCAAATCTGCATATTCATTTCGATACAACACACAATCATTCGGGCATGCATGTATCTTCTCATACTCCATACCCATAGGACACATAAGTTTCTTTGCCTCATAGGTAGAGATTGGGAGTTCGTTTCCTTCAGGAAGCATTTCCGCTAAAGTTTCTAGCAACTGCGTAAAACTCTTGTCAGTCCAAACATTGCTCGCCTTTAAGTTGAATAATTTGAGGATGGCAGAAAGTTTAGTGATTCTTGTACAACCGGGATATAATGGTTTCTCAGCGGCTCTCAAGATATTGTCGTACATATGGGGATGCTCTGTGAAATGGTCTTCCACATCATGCATCATCTCATCAATCCTATCCCCCTCCACTCCATCCTCGGCAAAATCAAAATTGACATCATTCCATTGACTAGTAGAGCTTTCCGCATTATCATCCATCTCACCATGTCGTGTCCATATTGTATAATTTTGTTTAAACCCACGACGAATTAACTGATCATTAACATCACTTATGTCATCATATCCCCTTGAGAGGTTACAGTCAATACAAGGACAAACAATGTTCTTTTTCCCGTTATCTAATTTGTGTTTCAGCGCAACCCTATTAAACTCCGCAATCCCTTCTACGAATCTTGTAGACATTCGATTACCATACATCCAACTCCTATCCATTTTAACAATTTTGCAAAATTTCATTTTtcgttaaaattttaatattctaAATTTTTGTAAGCATTTAAATTCTATAAACTTCTGTTAGCAAACAATTATGGAATTTCATAATAGTTTTTCTGATGTAAACTTAGAAGGCACATATTAAATAAGTTTCAGTTTGAAATTTATTTAGTTCTCTTATGTTAACTTATTAAATaatgggataaggtgtaaaaatgccTCTAACATTGTCAATCAAGAGCAATATTATATTACCCCTAAGGTTAAAAATGGTCCAATTAAGCACCTAACGTTATTAAATTACTCCAAATTTACACACTCTCTGGACAGAGttcttttctcattttttatgtAGCTGAATTCATTTACATAATTGAGCTCATAGAAGTGAGATTTTGTGTTTCTCTTAGATCTTTTGATCTGTTCCTAAAGGAAAGGAATTATTTATTGCTCTTTTCTTTATTATGTCTACTTCAAGTGCTGGCGAAAATAACTGCAGGGGGGATTTGATGGATTATGTTGTTATTTGGAATGTGTTCTTATAATTTAAATGGTGAAAATAGGAAGAAGAGATTGGCTGAGATGAGGGTAACAGCTAAAGTTTCGAGGTTTGGAACAGTGGTTCCAATTTCTGGGTCAGATTTTGTGAGAGAAGTGTCTCAAGTGCCCCCTGATGTTTGGGTGGTGGTAATTCTCTACAAGGATGGGTATGGTTGATCTTTGATCTTTGGTGtatcatttttctatttttctgtgTTGCCTTATGAATTTGTTTGTGGGGTTGATGACAGATACCAACATTGTGGAGTACTGCTGAAATGTTTGGAAGAATTGGCAACAAGATATCCTGCTACAAAAACCAACCCAACCGAATTATAGATAGCATGCTGCCCAGCCCACTACTTGCATAGCCCGAAAAAATTAGACAAAtcaataatgtttgaaattgaaattgaggtTCAGGTTCAGGACTAGAAAATGTTCTACTTCAAGCAACAGAAAACATCAACAGGTAGGTTATTTTGAGAAGCTAAAATTATCACCCATAAAATTAACATAAATTATTATCCTAACAATAACCATAGCATTATCATGGAGAGAAAGAATCAAGAGTAGTTGGTAAGTAATATTGGGAGAAAATAACAAAACCTGTTTCCGGCGCCTTGAGAAGCGGAATCACCGGAGATACGAACGGCGGTGTGCGAGGTGGCGGTGCAAGGTGGAGATGGCGGTGTGCAAGGTGGAGGTTGGCGGCTATGGAGGTGTGCAAGGAGGTTAGCGGCTATGGAGTTTTCTGGTTGGACAAAATAAAACCTAGAAAGAAATAAGGAAGCAGAGCATACGACAggttttattaatttggtaacATTCTTATACTTAAATGTTTTATATTTCTTATAATTAGTAAGTAGTTGACAAGAAATACGGTGGTTGAGATGGTTAAGACATTAGGTAATGTGTTGACATGTTAGAGGTTCGAACCTCCGTATAtacattttagttcattttatttttaattaatttatctgGAATAAGTTTATAATCAGTGAATGGTTAGCAAGAAATACAAATAGTTCAAATGGTTAAGACATTAGATGATGTATTGAAAGATTAGAAGTTCAAAACCTTCAATTTacattttatttgattttcatcattttttttaaatgatgattaaagaaaaaatatttatattcaaatagttcattttattttattttcattattttatttgattttcatcattttttttttaatttttgaagaaaaa comes from Euphorbia lathyris chromosome 8, ddEupLath1.1, whole genome shotgun sequence and encodes:
- the LOC136203036 gene encoding uncharacterized protein, with product MYGNRMSTRFVEGIAEFNRVALKHKLDNGKKNIVCPCIDCNLSRGYDDISDVNDQLIRRGFKQNYTIWTRHGEMDDNAESSTSQWNDVNFDFAEDGVEGDRIDEMMHDVEDHFTEHPHMYDNILRAAEKPLYPGCTRITKLSAILKLFNLKASNVWTDKSFTQLLETLAEMLPEGNELPISTYEAKKLMCPMGMEYEKIHACPNDCVLYRNEYADLHECPRCGASRYKRKANDSDSSKKEDVTQLLRGDRLSVSVLQVFMLAMIDRYPYKFDLNSITFMCPSKVSATMLRSSPDASLKYMRHMMEQCSKRFIFYPYHEENHWILLVLSLANRVVHVFDSNKSGVHQFAIRLIMNKAFKNIQIGKGAHRNNQSLEWRSEKCPQQIGATECGFYVMRNMFEIVQYHSESENLTRDFATKSMAYSEEEINDVRDIWADYFGVEITSR